The Streptomyces sp. ICC1 DNA window TGATTCGGAGAAGCAGCTGCTGGCGGGGAAGGCCAAGCGCGAGAAGGAATGGAAGGCCGGCGACATGGACATCGTCGCCGAGGTCGACGGCGAGCTCATCGCCGAAGTCCTCGCGACCGCGACCGGCATTCCCGTCTTCAAGCTCACCGAGGAGGAGTCCTCGCGTCTGCTCCGCATGGAGGACGAGCTCCACAAGCGCGTCATCGGCCAGAAGGACGCCATCAAGGCGCTCTCCCAGGCGATCCGCCGCACCCGTGCGGGTCTGAAGGACCCGAAGCGCCCGGGTGGCTCGTTCATCTTCGCCGGCCCGTCCGGTGTCGGTAAGACCGAGCTCGCCAAGACGCTCGCCGAATTCCTCTTCGGCGACGAGGACGCGCTGATCTCCCTCGACATGTCGGAGTTCAGCGAGAAGCACACGGTTTCCCGCCTCTTCGGTTCGCCCCCCGGCTACGTGGGCTACGAAGAGGGCGGCCAGCTGACCGAGAAGGTCCGCCGGAAGCCGTTCTCCGTCGTCCTCTTCGACGAGGTCGAGAAGGCGCACCCGGATATCTTCAATTCCCTTCTCCAGATCCTGGAAGACGGTCGTCTGACCGACTCCCAGGGCCGGGTCGTGGACTTCAAGAACACGGTCATCATCATGACGACCAACCTGGGTACGCGGGACATCTCGAAGGGCTTCAACCTCGGCTTCGCCGCCGTGGGAGACACCAAGACCGGATACGACCGGATGAAGGTGAAGGTCAACGAAGAGCTCAAGCAGCACTTCCGGCCCGAGTTCCTCAACCGCGTCGACGACACGGTCGTCTTCCACCAGCTCGCGGAGGAAGACATCATTCAGATCGTCGACCTCATGCTCGCCAAGGTCGACGACCGCCTGAAGGACCGCGACATGGGCATCGAGCTGAGCGGCGACGCGAAGCTCCTGCTCGCCAAGCGCGGCTACGACCCGATCCTGGGTGCCCGTCCGCTGCGCCGGACGATCCAGCGCGAGATCGAGGACGTGCTGTCGGAGAAGATCCTCTTCGGCGAGCTGCGCCCCGGTCACATCGTGGTCGTCGGCAAGGAGGGTGAGGGCGAGGAAGCCAAGTTCACCTTCCGAGGCGAGGAGAAGTCGGCTCTGCCGGACCTCCCCCCGATCGAGGCCACGGGCTCCGGCCCGGACCTGTCGAAGGGCGCGTAACGCGAAGCGGTACGAAGGGGCGGCCCCGGGACCGAAAGGTTCCGGGGCCGCCCCTTTTCGCGTGGCGCGCGGGCGCCGTCAGATGTCGTACATCTGCGGCACGCTCTCCAGCCGCGCCTGCGGGAAGCGGCGCAGCACCCGCTCCTCCAGGCCCGCGTCCCACTCCTTGTCGTCGTCGTAGACCATGACGCTCCTGAGCGAGGGCAGGTCCGCGTACGCGGCGAGGCCGTCCAGCGTCTCGGCGTGCACGGCGATCTCCAGCAGGTCGCCCAGCGCCGAGACCTGGGCCCAGGCGGCCTTTCCGCCGGGGCGCCAGGGGTGGCCGAGCCACAGCCGCCGCAGGCTCGTGAGCCGCCCCAGGCCGGCCAGGTCCGGATCCGCGTCGTCCACCTCGAGCACCTCGGGGCGGGCTTCGGGGGAGAAGTCCTCGAAGGACCACGGACCGTGCCCCGCGTGCAGCTGGAAGGCGCGCAGCCGGGGCCAGGCCGCGAGGGCCGGGCCGAGGGGGACGGTGCTGTCCACGTAGAGCGACACGTCCTCCAGGGGCAGTCCGTGCAGCGGGGCCAGGTCCCGCAGTCCGGACCAGGCGTTGATGTTGAGCCGTCGCAGCGAGGTGTGGCCGCGCAGGAACTCCGCGTCGCTCCCGCCCTGGAAGCTCCACAGGGTCAGGCCCGACACCGGCTGGCGGGCCAGGAAGCGGGCCAGGGCGCCGCGGGTCACCTCGTGGCGGATGAACAGGTCGGGCGGGGCGGTGAAGCCGCGCAGCGCGTCGAGCCCGTCGTCGGAGCCGATGACGAGGTCGCGGGGCGGCGGGTCCATGCGCGCGAGCACCTCGGCCGCGTAGTGGGGGGTGCCGAACCGCTGCCACCCGCGGGTCAGCGTCTCGCGGACCCGCTCGTCGGGGTCGCGGCAGTAGCCGGCGAGGAAGCCGACGGCCGTCTCGGACCCCGTCTCCATGGCCGCGATCACCGACAGGTGGGCCTCGCTGCGCCGGGCCTCCTCACCGCGGGGCAGCAGGTCAAGGACCAGCGGCCCGATCCGGCCCAGGGCCCGCGCCGCGTCCTCGTCCTTCGGGGGGACGAGCCGGCGGGCGGCCGCCCGGACGCGGTCGCGCAGCTCCGGCTCCAGCTCGGCGGCGTACTCCACGGCCGCGAAGGCCAGCAGCACGGCCCGGTCGGAGCCCCGTACGAGCAGGTCGCCGATGATGGCCGCGCGCTCCAGCGGGCGGCCCTGGGCGACCGCCATGCGGATGACGTCCTCCCACTGGTCGTCCTCCGCGTGCCGGGTGATGACGCCGAGACTGCCCTCGTCCAGGGCCGCCCGCGCCCCCAGGTAGTCCTGGAAGGTGCGGTGGACGAACTCGACGGTGTCTTCCGTAGCGGCCCGCAGCAGGCCGGTGCGCTCCACGAAGCGCCGCAGGACCGCCGGGGCGTCGCCCAGGGCCTGCGCGGCCGGTACGGCGGGCAGCGCGTCGGCGATCAGGGCCGTGGCCCGGTCCCGGCTCATCTCGGTGCGGCCGTTGCGGATGAGCCAGTACGCGAGCCGCTGCAGGAGCTGGAGCTGGGGCTCCTCCGCCAGCCGGGGCAGGCGCAGCTCCCGCTCCACGTCGCGGTCGTGCAGCAGCATCGACAGGGCGGCCGTGTACAGCTCCCTGCGGCCCGCCGGCAGGAAGCCCCGGCGCTCGCGGTGCAGGGCGCAGATCAGCCCGCACAGCAGCGGGCTGGTGGCGAGCCGGGCCAGTTCCGGCTTGGTGCGCAGGGAGTCCAGCAGCTGTTCGCGCAGGTCCCCGCCGGCCTCGGCGGCATCGTGCCAGCGGGTGACGAAGGCGGCCACGTCGGCCCGGTTCATGGGGGCGAGGGTCAGCTCGGTGAACTGCTCGTCGGCGAGCCAGTCCTGCCGGACGGCCGAGGGGCGGGAGGTCACCACCCACCGGTTGCCGGGGTAGGCGGTGAGCAGGTCGCAGAGCCAGTCGCGGGCGCGGGCCCGCTCGGCCTCCGGGATCTCGTCGATGCCGTCCACCAGGATCAGGCCGCGTCCCGCGCTCAGGACCCGGCTCTCCCACCCCTCGGGGGCCTGTCCCTTGAGGGCGGTGGCGACCAGGAAGTCCTCGGGGGCGGGCAGCCGCTCCCCGTAGCGGGTCAGGCTGCGCAGGGGCAGGACGTACGGGACGGGGCCGCCCTCGGCCGCCTCCCGGGCGGTGGAGACGGTCAGCCGCTGGATCAGCGTGGTCTTGCCGGAGCCGGCCTCGCCGCGCAGGAGCACGCGGGGCTCGCGGGCCAGCGCCTCTTCGGCGGTGCCGGGGGTGCGGGCCCTGGGGGCGCCGGCGTCAGGGCCCTCGGCGCCGCCGCGCTGCCGGGGCAGGGAGGCCACCTCCAGGCTCACGTACGCCGTGTCCAGCGGCCAGCGCGCCGAGCCCGGGGGCAGCTCGATGCCGAAGATCGTCAGGCTGCTGTGCCGTTGGGCGAGGTACGCCAGGTACCTGGTCTCGAACCCCGGGTCCCTGGCGTCCTCGCGGGTGGTCCGGGACAGCAGCTCGTCCATCTTGGCGATCAGCTCGGCCTGGCGGCGGGCCTGCTCGACCAGCGCGCGCGGGATGTAGGTGGAGCGGGTGGTGAAGAAGTGCAGGACGTGCAGGCAGGTGAGCTCGAGCAGCCGGTCGTGGAAGAGCTCGGCGTCCCGCCCCAGGCCGGTCGCGGGCGCGGCCCGGCGCAGTGCGGCGGCGAAGGCGGCCGGGCCCATCTCGACCGCCTGGACGTCCTCCATGGCGAGGTCCCCGAGCGCGTGGAGGGTGGCGGCCAGCGCGGCCGCGACGCCCGCCTCCTCGCCCGGCGGCAGCGGCCGCTCGCCGGGGGCCCGCAGGGCGCGGTCGACCAGCTTGTCGGCGAGCGCGCGCAGGTCGTCGCGGGACAGGGTGCGATGCTCGCGCAGGGAGACGTAGGAGGAGATCCGCACGGGCCGGTCCACGAGGTCGGCGCCGGCACCCTCCCCGCGCAGGAGCTTCTTCACGAGGGGGGTCACGACCCCCGAGGCCAGCCGGATCCCCATCACGGATGCGTCCACGAGGCGTGAGCGTAGCTCCAGCCGGAACGGGGCGCAGGGCTTTGGCCCCGGCCGGGGGCCGCAGAGGTCCGGCGCCGGTGACAAGCCGCACAGGGCAAATCGGACCTACTAGGAACATTCGTAGAGTTGGGCGTCCGATTTGCCCCACCCCGAACCCAGTGCGGGGGCGGTCAACAGGCCGGACAGCCTTCCCCGCTCCTACGAGCCCCGTTAGTAAGCGGGGGGTTTGGGGAAGCGCGGGGGCGCGGGTTACCAAGGATGTCGAGCAAGCCCGGCGCCCCCCTCGGAGTGCCGGGCGGCTTCTTGCCCGAAGTGCCGGAGCACCGGTACCGAAGCACCGTCCTTGTCCCCGGCCCCGGAGGTCTCCTTCATGTCCGCGAAGCGCGTCACCACCCGTCGTACCCGTATCGCCGTCGGCG harbors:
- a CDS encoding NACHT domain-containing protein — translated: MDASVMGIRLASGVVTPLVKKLLRGEGAGADLVDRPVRISSYVSLREHRTLSRDDLRALADKLVDRALRAPGERPLPPGEEAGVAAALAATLHALGDLAMEDVQAVEMGPAAFAAALRRAAPATGLGRDAELFHDRLLELTCLHVLHFFTTRSTYIPRALVEQARRQAELIAKMDELLSRTTREDARDPGFETRYLAYLAQRHSSLTIFGIELPPGSARWPLDTAYVSLEVASLPRQRGGAEGPDAGAPRARTPGTAEEALAREPRVLLRGEAGSGKTTLIQRLTVSTAREAAEGGPVPYVLPLRSLTRYGERLPAPEDFLVATALKGQAPEGWESRVLSAGRGLILVDGIDEIPEAERARARDWLCDLLTAYPGNRWVVTSRPSAVRQDWLADEQFTELTLAPMNRADVAAFVTRWHDAAEAGGDLREQLLDSLRTKPELARLATSPLLCGLICALHRERRGFLPAGRRELYTAALSMLLHDRDVERELRLPRLAEEPQLQLLQRLAYWLIRNGRTEMSRDRATALIADALPAVPAAQALGDAPAVLRRFVERTGLLRAATEDTVEFVHRTFQDYLGARAALDEGSLGVITRHAEDDQWEDVIRMAVAQGRPLERAAIIGDLLVRGSDRAVLLAFAAVEYAAELEPELRDRVRAAARRLVPPKDEDAARALGRIGPLVLDLLPRGEEARRSEAHLSVIAAMETGSETAVGFLAGYCRDPDERVRETLTRGWQRFGTPHYAAEVLARMDPPPRDLVIGSDDGLDALRGFTAPPDLFIRHEVTRGALARFLARQPVSGLTLWSFQGGSDAEFLRGHTSLRRLNINAWSGLRDLAPLHGLPLEDVSLYVDSTVPLGPALAAWPRLRAFQLHAGHGPWSFEDFSPEARPEVLEVDDADPDLAGLGRLTSLRRLWLGHPWRPGGKAAWAQVSALGDLLEIAVHAETLDGLAAYADLPSLRSVMVYDDDKEWDAGLEERVLRRFPQARLESVPQMYDI